A stretch of Bacteroidales bacterium DNA encodes these proteins:
- a CDS encoding rRNA pseudouridine synthase: MIKEKKYSTKNKYSNESRKKYVKKQSSKTDKYKGDSKNESVRLNKYIASTGLCSRREADEYIKAGLIKVNNKVITEFGTTVSKIDIIKYKGKILKSQKKVYILLNKPKDFITTVDDPHAKKKVMDLVKNACDERIYPVGRLDRNTTGVLLFTNDGELTKKLTHPSFNKKKIYHVFLNKNLLLNDIEKIREGIELEDGFIKVDSINYVSAEDKKQVGIEIHSGKNHIVKRIFEKLNYDVKRLDRVYFAGLIKKGLPRGKWRFLRDKEIAMLKMGSYK; this comes from the coding sequence ATGATAAAAGAAAAAAAATATAGTACGAAAAACAAATACTCCAACGAAAGCAGGAAAAAATATGTTAAAAAACAAAGTTCCAAAACGGACAAATATAAAGGTGATTCTAAAAATGAATCAGTTCGGTTGAACAAATATATCGCATCAACAGGCTTATGTTCAAGACGCGAAGCTGATGAATATATCAAAGCAGGATTAATAAAGGTTAATAATAAAGTAATTACTGAGTTCGGTACAACAGTTTCAAAAATTGATATTATAAAGTATAAAGGCAAAATACTTAAAAGTCAGAAAAAAGTTTACATTCTTTTAAATAAACCTAAGGATTTTATAACTACGGTTGATGATCCGCATGCCAAAAAGAAAGTTATGGATTTAGTAAAAAATGCTTGTGATGAAAGAATATACCCGGTAGGTCGATTAGATAGAAATACAACAGGTGTTTTGTTATTTACAAATGATGGTGAACTTACAAAAAAGCTAACTCATCCTTCTTTTAATAAGAAAAAAATTTATCATGTTTTTCTAAATAAAAATTTATTATTAAATGATATAGAAAAAATAAGAGAAGGGATTGAATTAGAAGACGGATTTATTAAAGTTGATTCTATAAATTATGTTTCTGCCGAAGATAAGAAACAGGTTGGAATAGAAATACATTCCGGGAAAAACCATATTGTAAAGAGAATATTTGAAAAACTTAATTATGATGTTAAAAGATTAGACAGGGTATATTTTGCAGGATTAATAAAAAAAGGTTTGCCAAGAGGAAAATGGCGATTTTTAAGAGATAAAGAAATTGCTATGTTAAAAATGGGTTCATATAAGTAA